The Streptomyces sp. NBC_01439 genome contains the following window.
GGCGCGCGGTCGCCGAGACGGGTGCGTACGCCAGCTCGCGGACCCGGCCGGGCAGTCCGCCGCCGCCGACCCGGTGCCACCGTACGAGGCGTTCGCCGCGGGCGGTCTGGGCCATGAACTCCATGGTGGCGGTGCCGTCGTCGACCACCACGAGCTCCTCGGCGCGCACCAGGGTGAGCAGCAGCTGGACGTAGCGCGAGAAGGGGTCTCCGACGACGACCGTACGCGCGGCGCGCACGTCGCGCGCCAGCGCGGTGAGCGCCTTCAGCGGCGCGAACCGGCTCCCGCGCGCCTCCTGCCACCGGACCTCGTGTCCCTCGTCCCGCGCCAGCGCGGCCACCCGGCGCAGCTGGCCGCGGGACATCGGGTCGGTGGGCGGCAGGACGACGATCCGCAGGGGTGACGCCTCGCCGCCCGGCCGGGGGGCGGCGCCGGGTGGGTCCCCGCCGTCGCCGCGGCGGCCCCGCTGGCGCGGGACGCCGTCCAGCTGCGGCTGCCCTCCGGGCCGTGCGTACGCCCACTCCAGCACGTTCAGGAGCTGGACCGGACTCTCGACGAACGCCAGGGTGGGGGCGGAGGGGCTGGAGGGGGTCACCACGTGCTCCTTGTCGGGGGACGGAACGCGTACGCGCCAGGCGGCGGGGCTCAGACGGCTGCCAGCTCGCCCCGGACGCGGCGGAGCTTCTTCATGGGGCCGAGCTCGGACTCGTAGACGCGCTTGACGCCGTCGCCGAGGGCGGTCTCGATGGTGCGGATGTCGCGGACGAGACGGGTGAGGCCGCCGGGCTCGACGGAGGCGGCCTGGTCGGAGCCCCACATCGCGCGGTCGAGGGTGATGTGGCGCTCGACGAAGGTGGCGCCGAGGGCGACGGCGGCGAGGGTGGTCTGCAGGCCCGTCTCGTGGCCGGAGTAGCCGATCGGGACGTTCGGGTACTCCTCCCGGAGGGTGTTGATCACCCGCAGGTTGAGCTCCTCAGCCTTGGCCGGGTACGTCGAAGTGGCGTGACAGAGAAGGATGTTGGCGCTGCCGAGGACCTCGACCGCGTGACGGATCTGCTGCGGTGTGGACATGCCGGTGGACAGGACGACGGTGCGGCCGGTGGCGCGCAGGGCGCGCAGCAGCTCGTCGTCGGTGAGGGAGGCGGAGGCCACCTTGTGGGCGGGGACGTCGAACTTCTCCAGGAAGGCGACGGCCTCGGTGTCCCACGGGGAGGCGAACCAGTCGATGCCGCGCTTGGCACAGTGATCGTCGATGGCGCGGTACTCGTCCTCGCCGAACTCGACCTTGTGGCGGTAGTCGATGTAGGTCATCCGGCCCCAGGGGGTGTCGCGTTCGATGTCCCACTGGTCGCGCGGGGTGCAGATCTCCGGGGTGCGCTTCTGGAACTTCACGGCGTCGCAGCCGGCTTCGGCGGCGGCGTCGATGAGGGCGAAGGCGTTGCCGAGGTCGCCGTTGTGGTTGATGCCGATCTCACCGACGACGTAGACGGGGCGGCCGGGGCCGGCGGTGCGGGGGCCGAAGCTGCGCAGGCGGGAGTCGGGGGTGGTCGTCATGGCAGGAGGCGTCCTTCGGTGCGGGGGTGTACGGGGCGTACGGGGCGTGGGCTGCGGGTCGGGGTGTGCGTCCGGATCCGGGACGGGCCGTTCGGGGTGTGCGTCGGGGCGCGGGTCGAGCAGGGGGGCGAGCAGTCGGGCGCGGGCCAGGTCGTGCGGGTCGTCGATCTCCAGGACGCGCGCGGGGTCGGTGGCGACGGGGAGGGTGCGGCCGAAGAACCGGTGCCGGGCGCTGCGGAAGCCCGCGGCGTCCATGGCGTAGGCGGCGCCCGTCTCCAGCAGGTCCTGCGACCGGTCCTGGCGCCGGGGGCGGTGCGCCGCGTCGTGGTTGACGCCGGCCCCGCAGCCGTCGGCCCCCTCCCGCCAGAGGAACCCGTGGAACGGGGCCACCGTCAGGGCCGAGTCGGCCGACCCGGAGGCGACGGCCACGGCGACCGACTCGACGTCGGAGGTGGCGAGGAAGGGGCTGGTGCACTGGACGAGGAGGACCACGTCCACGACGAGGGAGTGCAGTTCTTCGAAGGCGGCGAGCGCGTGCAGGACCGCGGCCTCGCTGCTCGCGGTGTCGCCGGAGATCGCGGTGGGGCGGGCGATGACGTCGGCCCCGGCGGCGCGGGCGGCGGCGGCGATCGCCTCGGAGTCGGTGGAGACCACCACGTCGGTGACGGTCGGTGCGGCCCGGCAGGCCAGGACGGCGCGGGCGACGAGCGGGGTGCCGGCGACCTCGGCGAGGTTCTTGCCGGGGACCCCCTTGGAGCCGCCGCGGGCCGGGATGACGGCGAGGACCCTCACAGCTCCCCCAACCTGCGGATCACCGGGGCCACGCGCTGCACGCCGTGCCGGTAGGCCCCGCGGGCGGCCTCGCGCAGGTGGCCGCGGAGCCTGCGGCGCAGCCGGGACTCCCCCGCGGCCGGGCGCACCGCGCCGGGCAGCGGGGTGCCGTCGGGTGCGAGGTGGTGGCGGGCGAGGATCCCGGGGAGGTATCCGGGTGCGGTGGTGCGCGTGTAGTAGGGGGCGGGCGAGGGCAGCCGGGCGGCGGCGAGCAGTCCGGCGACCTTGGCCCGGGCGACGGCGTGGGCGTCCGCGCCCGTGGCCGCGCCCCCACCCGTGTCCGCGGCGGGCAGGACGCCCTGCGCCGCCAACCAGGCCGGGTCGCCCACCGGGAGGAGACCGGAGTCGATCTGGTCCCAGGAGGCCAGGCAGCCGGAGCCGAGGAAGTGGTGGTTGCCGAGGGCCTCGCGGATGCCGAGGTCGGTGAGGACGGCCGTCGGGATGGACCGGTGCAGGGATTCCAGGGCGGCCGTGGAGGAGACGGTGACGAGCAGGTCGGCGCCGTCCAGGACCTCGCCCATGTTCCCGTACACCAGGCGGCAATTGGCGGGCAGTCCGCCCGGAACCTTCTCGGCGAGCCGCTGGTACGGCTGCTCCTCCAGGTGCGTGGTGTGTTCCCCGGGCTTGCTGCGCAGCTTGATCAGCACGTCCCGCTCGGGGTGCAGCCGGGCGTGTCCGACGGCCCGTTCCAGCAGGTAGGCGCGGTCGGCGCGGCTGTCAGGCACGGAGGGCTGAACGGCGAAGACCACCGTGCGGGCGCGGCTGACGGCCGGCTCGTACGGCGCTCCGCCCAGGAAGGGCAGGGCGGTCTCGGTGACGGCGGCGGCGTCCGCGCCGACGCCCTCGTACACGGCGCGGAACCGCTGCGCGTCGTGGCGGGAGTTGGCGAGGACGAGGTCGGCGCCGTGGCGCAGCAGCAGCCCGTCGGCGAGCTTCTCGTATACGACTCCGACGTATCCGGTGACGAGGACGGGGCGCCGGGCGGGGGCGGGCCACAGGGCGCGGGCCCCGTGCAGGACGGCCTGGACGGCCCCGCCGACGAGCGCGAGGACGACCACGTCGTAGCGCTCGCGTTCGATCTCGGCGAGGAACTCGGCGCAGGTCACCTCGGAGAGCCGGTCGGCCCGCACCCCCACCTCGCCGAGCTGGCGCGCGGTGGGCGTGGCCCGGCCGCGCAGCAGGAATCCGGTGAGTTGGTGGTCGGGTACGAGACGGCGGGCGGTGAGTGCGCCCCATTTCCATCGCGTATCGGAATCGGCGAGTACGGCGACGCGTTTGCGTTCTGGCACGCGGCAGAAGCTATTCCGCGATTTCGGTGATCGGCCCAACGACCGCACAACAGCGGGTTAACAACGCGTCGACTAAATGCGAAAGCGCACGGGTTAACTCGCCCGCCCCGCGCCGTTCACATGGATTCCGCGTACGGGCCACAGTGAATGACGGGCGGCGCCCTAATGTCTCGCAGGTGCCCAAGCTCTCTGTTGTCGTGCCGTTCTACAACGTGCAGACGTACGCACCGGACGCCCTGAGGAGTCTCGAACTCAATGCCCGGGAGGATTTCGAGTTCCTGCTCGTCGACGACTGCTCGACGGACGGGACGCCCGACCTGCTGGAACGGGCGGCGCGCGAGCTGCCGGGGGCGGTGCACCTCAGACACGAGCGCAACGGCGGCCTGGCCACCGCGCGGAACACCGGCCTGGACGCGGCCCGCGGCGAGTACCTGACCTTCTTGGACGGGGACGA
Protein-coding sequences here:
- a CDS encoding N-acetylneuraminate synthase family protein, which codes for MTTTPDSRLRSFGPRTAGPGRPVYVVGEIGINHNGDLGNAFALIDAAAEAGCDAVKFQKRTPEICTPRDQWDIERDTPWGRMTYIDYRHKVEFGEDEYRAIDDHCAKRGIDWFASPWDTEAVAFLEKFDVPAHKVASASLTDDELLRALRATGRTVVLSTGMSTPQQIRHAVEVLGSANILLCHATSTYPAKAEELNLRVINTLREEYPNVPIGYSGHETGLQTTLAAVALGATFVERHITLDRAMWGSDQAASVEPGGLTRLVRDIRTIETALGDGVKRVYESELGPMKKLRRVRGELAAV
- a CDS encoding DUF6716 putative glycosyltransferase; protein product: MPERKRVAVLADSDTRWKWGALTARRLVPDHQLTGFLLRGRATPTARQLGEVGVRADRLSEVTCAEFLAEIERERYDVVVLALVGGAVQAVLHGARALWPAPARRPVLVTGYVGVVYEKLADGLLLRHGADLVLANSRHDAQRFRAVYEGVGADAAAVTETALPFLGGAPYEPAVSRARTVVFAVQPSVPDSRADRAYLLERAVGHARLHPERDVLIKLRSKPGEHTTHLEEQPYQRLAEKVPGGLPANCRLVYGNMGEVLDGADLLVTVSSTAALESLHRSIPTAVLTDLGIREALGNHHFLGSGCLASWDQIDSGLLPVGDPAWLAAQGVLPAADTGGGAATGADAHAVARAKVAGLLAAARLPSPAPYYTRTTAPGYLPGILARHHLAPDGTPLPGAVRPAAGESRLRRRLRGHLREAARGAYRHGVQRVAPVIRRLGEL